The nucleotide window GCCGGCAACGGCGGATCTGGAGGAGCCCGCCACCACGCCACTTCCATGTCCGGCACTACCCATTCACCGGCCCTCCACCTACTCTGGGCCGACCGGACTGGAAGAAGGGGAGGACAGCCGCGAGGGAAGACCACCTGCGCCACCGCCGTTGCCGCCGGTGAGCTACGTGTCTGACTGCTTCCTCCTTAGGTCGTGGCTTAGGACTTTCTCCTGGTCGAGATCTCTTGTGATTTGCCTTGTTTGTCGTATCATCAGATAGATTTACATGGACCATTGACTACTTTCAGTTCCCATTCcctgaaacatgtttttgcatTCAGTGAAGTGAGGGTTGAAGGTTTGGAGACCTTGGACTATCTTGACAACTTGCAATCCAAGAATCGTTGTACTGAACAAGGAGATGCAGTTGTATTTGAGTCTGAAGTAAGCTTGTGTTCTGCTAAATTTCATGGTTTGACGCCATTTCTGTACCAATGAAACTCTAATTACATTTGTATGTTGTTTTTTGAGTAAGGTGGACAAGGTATATTTGAGTGCTCCGCCAAAGATTGTGATCATTGACCACGAGAAGAAAAGAACATTTGTTTTGAGGAAAGAGGGACTTCCTGATGTTGGTGAGTTAGGAGTTATTAGGACCTTTTTTTATTCTTCAATTACAATGTTGATTTGTGAAATTCTGGGTTTTAAACTATTATGGATGTTGGCCTTTTCGTTTTGCAGTTGTTTGGAACCCTTGGGACAAGAAGGCCAAAGCAATGCCAGATTTCGGGGATGAGGAGTACAAGAGCATGCCAGGTGAAGAGTGGATAGGAAAGCAGGAAATTTCTGCTGTACCATCCAGTTACAGCAGCGGACAATTGGATCCTGAACTGATTTGTCGAATGCACACAATATAAAGTTTACCAACGATTGCCTCCTATGTGAGTATTCTGCACTTACTTTATTTGAGTGTTAGCAAATAAATCGTGCCTCAAATATTTCTTGAACATATATGAGCAATGAGCTGTCAGTTTGATCCAAATGGGAGCTCTTCATTGTCTTTTATCAGTAACTTGACATCTTTGAAAATCACAAGTAGAACTATACTAACATAATTTAC belongs to Miscanthus floridulus cultivar M001 chromosome 4, ASM1932011v1, whole genome shotgun sequence and includes:
- the LOC136548229 gene encoding putative glucose-6-phosphate 1-epimerase, translating into MSGTTHSPALHLLWADRTGRRGGQPRGKTTCATAVAAGELRIDLHGPLTTFSSHSLKHVFAFSEVRVEGLETLDYLDNLQSKNRCTEQGDAVVFESEVDKVYLSAPPKIVIIDHEKKRTFVLRKEGLPDVVVWNPWDKKAKAMPDFGDEEYKSMPGEEWIGKQEISAVPSSYSSGQLDPELICRMHTI